One region of Streptomyces sp. NBC_00442 genomic DNA includes:
- a CDS encoding M1 family metallopeptidase, protein MTRYSRRSLVRVAALSTLGALAVADEETTGRRDRYFPQHGSYGHDTLAYDLRIAYDSASGRLAGTALIQAVALRPLERVELDLFRLSAHAAHVDGRAARVRQRQGKLYLTPRQPVATGAVFTTTVRYGGRPGPMRSPFGSIGWDRTGDSHDGTLVASQPLGAPSWFPCNDRPDDKAAYTFRVTVPRDRQALANGTLTECRSEGATDVWTYHHPGPMATYLAALYTGRFQHDSVLAPGPPGGKPIPVHNSYPSRLAEPARHDLGRQPDMLRHFSQLFGPYPFEAYGAVVVDADLGAPVENQTRSVFGRNHIDGRRGWETLVAHELAHQWFGNSVGIREWRHIWLNEGFATYAEWLWSEHIGEDSADEIARREWRGLARRGQNLRLAEPGPRRIFDDRLYNRGACTLHALRLTLGDDGFFAVLRGWHEARRGRTGDTSAFIAHAEAMAGDTVRPLLQAWLYEKKLPELPMPVAN, encoded by the coding sequence GTGACCCGGTACAGCCGGCGGTCCCTGGTCCGGGTCGCCGCCCTGTCCACGCTCGGCGCCCTCGCCGTGGCGGACGAGGAGACCACCGGCCGCCGCGACCGCTACTTCCCGCAGCACGGCTCGTACGGGCACGACACGCTCGCCTACGACCTGCGGATCGCCTACGACTCCGCCAGCGGCCGCCTCGCCGGCACGGCGCTCATCCAGGCCGTGGCGTTGCGACCGCTGGAACGGGTCGAACTCGATCTGTTCCGGCTCAGCGCCCACGCGGCGCACGTAGACGGCAGGGCGGCCCGGGTCCGCCAACGACAGGGCAAGCTGTATCTGACACCTCGTCAACCTGTCGCGACCGGCGCCGTGTTCACCACGACGGTGCGGTACGGAGGGCGGCCCGGCCCGATGCGTTCGCCGTTCGGGAGCATCGGCTGGGACCGTACCGGGGACAGCCACGACGGCACCCTGGTCGCCTCCCAGCCGCTCGGGGCGCCGTCCTGGTTCCCCTGCAACGACCGGCCCGACGACAAGGCCGCGTACACCTTCCGCGTCACGGTGCCGCGCGACCGGCAGGCGCTCGCCAACGGCACACTCACCGAGTGCCGCAGCGAGGGTGCCACCGATGTGTGGACCTACCACCACCCCGGGCCCATGGCCACGTATCTGGCCGCGCTCTACACCGGCCGCTTCCAGCACGACAGCGTGCTGGCCCCCGGGCCGCCGGGCGGCAAGCCGATCCCGGTCCACAATTCCTATCCCTCACGGCTCGCCGAGCCGGCCCGGCACGACCTGGGCCGCCAGCCCGACATGCTGAGGCACTTCTCGCAGCTGTTCGGGCCCTACCCGTTCGAGGCCTACGGAGCGGTGGTGGTCGACGCGGACCTCGGGGCGCCCGTCGAGAACCAGACCCGTTCGGTGTTCGGCCGCAACCACATCGACGGCCGGCGCGGCTGGGAGACGCTCGTGGCCCACGAGCTGGCACACCAGTGGTTCGGCAACAGTGTGGGCATCCGCGAGTGGCGGCACATCTGGCTCAACGAAGGGTTCGCGACGTACGCCGAGTGGCTGTGGTCCGAGCACATCGGCGAGGACAGCGCGGACGAGATCGCGCGCCGCGAATGGCGCGGTCTCGCGCGGCGCGGCCAGAACCTGCGGCTCGCCGAGCCGGGCCCGCGCCGCATCTTCGACGACCGCCTCTACAACCGGGGCGCCTGCACCCTGCACGCGTTGCGCCTGACGCTGGGCGACGACGGGTTCTTCGCGGTACTGCGCGGGTGGCACGAGGCTCGGCGGGGCCGGACCGGCGACACGTCCGCCTTCATCGCGCACGCCGAGGCCATGGCGGGTGACACGGTCCGCCCGCTCCTCCAGGCCTGGCTCTACGAGAAGAAGCTCCCGGAACTGCCGATGCCGGTGGCCAACTGA